In a single window of the Leisingera daeponensis DSM 23529 genome:
- a CDS encoding YdcH family protein, protein MSLSSHLTELKKKHEHLSMEVEQAQRSPSTDGLQIAAMKKQKLKLKEEIERLTAEVV, encoded by the coding sequence ATGAGCCTCAGCTCGCATCTGACCGAACTTAAGAAGAAGCACGAGCACCTGAGCATGGAAGTGGAACAGGCCCAACGGTCACCCAGTACCGACGGGCTGCAGATTGCAGCGATGAAAAAGCAGAAGCTCAAACTGAAGGAAGAGATTGAGCGCCTGACGGCCGAAGTGGTCTGA
- the greA gene encoding transcription elongation factor GreA, whose amino-acid sequence MEKIPMTPAGHAALESELKTLKSVERPAIIQAIAEARELGDLSENAEYHSAREKQSFIEGRIKELEGILSLADVINPAKLNGAIKFGAKVTVVDEDTDEEKTWQIVGEHEANIEAGLLNIKSPIARALIGKDEGDSVEVRTPGGERSYEILKIVYS is encoded by the coding sequence ATGGAAAAGATTCCGATGACCCCGGCGGGTCACGCTGCCCTGGAAAGCGAACTGAAAACCCTGAAATCCGTCGAACGCCCGGCCATCATCCAGGCGATCGCCGAAGCGCGCGAGCTGGGCGACCTGTCGGAAAACGCCGAATACCACTCTGCCCGCGAGAAACAGTCCTTCATCGAGGGCCGCATCAAGGAACTGGAGGGCATCCTGTCGCTGGCCGATGTGATCAACCCGGCCAAGCTGAACGGCGCGATCAAGTTCGGCGCCAAGGTGACCGTGGTGGACGAGGACACCGACGAGGAAAAGACCTGGCAGATCGTCGGCGAGCATGAGGCCAACATCGAAGCGGGCCTGCTGAACATCAAGTCCCCGATCGCGCGCGCCTTGATCGGCAAGGACGAAGGGGACAGTGTCGAAGTGCGCACGCCCGGCGGCGAACGCTCCTACGAGATTCTCAAGATCGTCTATTCCTGA
- a CDS encoding DUF2007 domain-containing protein, giving the protein MKELLRSTDPTIIAFASALLEGEDIDCFQMDVNMSVLEGGIGIFPRRLMVRAEDYDAAVVVMRDNEIPLGR; this is encoded by the coding sequence ATGAAAGAGCTTCTGCGCAGCACCGATCCGACGATCATCGCCTTTGCCTCCGCCCTCCTTGAGGGAGAGGATATAGACTGCTTTCAAATGGACGTAAATATGAGCGTCCTGGAAGGCGGGATCGGAATTTTCCCGCGCCGTCTGATGGTTCGCGCCGAGGATTACGACGCCGCCGTGGTGGTGATGCGCGACAATGAAATCCCGCTGGGAAGATGA
- a CDS encoding 4-(cytidine 5'-diphospho)-2-C-methyl-D-erythritol kinase yields MAAEVFAPAKINLTLHVTGRRADGYHLLDSLVAFADTGDRLRLDPGPELALEVSGLFADGVPADQRNLVWKAAAGAGWTGRISLDKHLPHGAGIGGGSSDAAAVLRALAGQGTAAPEGLPLSLGADVPVCMAARASRMQGIGEQVTPVELPELHALLVNPGVHVPTGAVFSALASRDNPPMPQSIPSFTSAEDCAAWLGEQRNDLEAPAITAAPDIERVLSDLRSSRQAMLARMSGSGATCFALYPTKKAAHMAAYEIGAEHPEWWCSAVTLT; encoded by the coding sequence ATGGCGGCTGAGGTCTTCGCGCCTGCCAAGATCAACCTGACCCTGCATGTGACCGGCCGCCGCGCGGACGGCTATCACCTGCTGGATTCGCTGGTGGCCTTTGCGGACACCGGCGACCGGCTGCGGCTTGACCCCGGCCCGGAGCTGGCGCTGGAGGTCTCCGGCCTGTTTGCGGACGGCGTGCCAGCGGATCAGCGCAACCTGGTGTGGAAGGCCGCTGCCGGGGCGGGCTGGACCGGGCGCATCAGCCTGGACAAGCATCTGCCCCACGGCGCGGGCATCGGCGGCGGCTCCTCCGACGCCGCCGCTGTCCTGCGTGCATTGGCCGGGCAGGGGACCGCTGCTCCCGAAGGCCTGCCGCTGTCGCTCGGCGCCGATGTGCCGGTCTGCATGGCCGCCCGCGCCTCACGGATGCAAGGCATTGGCGAGCAGGTGACGCCGGTCGAACTGCCGGAACTGCACGCGCTGCTGGTCAATCCGGGCGTGCATGTGCCCACGGGTGCGGTCTTCTCTGCGCTTGCCTCGCGTGACAACCCGCCGATGCCGCAAAGCATCCCGTCCTTCACTTCTGCCGAAGACTGCGCCGCCTGGCTCGGTGAGCAGCGCAACGATCTGGAGGCCCCGGCCATCACCGCCGCACCGGACATCGAACGGGTGCTTTCGGATCTGCGCAGCTCCCGCCAGGCTATGCTCGCGCGCATGTCCGGCTCCGGGGCCACCTGCTTTGCGCTCTACCCCACGAAAAAGGCCGCCCATATGGCGGCCTATGAGATCGGGGCCGAGCATCCCGAATGGTGGTGCAGCGCCGTCACTTTGACCTGA
- a CDS encoding electron transfer flavoprotein-ubiquinone oxidoreductase has product MAEIEREAMEYDVVIVGAGPAGLSAAIRLKQLDADLQVVVLEKGSEVGAHILSGAVLDPCGLNALIPDWKEKGAPLNVEVKEDNFYMLGEAGHVRIPNFPMPPLMNNHGNYIVSMGNVCRWMAEQAEEMGVEIFPGMACSELVYGENGEVKGVVAGEFGKNPDGTPGPAYEPGMELHGKYVFLGEGVRGSLSKEVIAKYGLSDGKEPQKYGIGMKEIWEIDPAKHKEGTVTHTMGWPLGSNAGGGSFIYHLDNNQVYVGFVVHLNYKNPHLFPYMEFQRFKHHPVVAELLKGGKRVAYGARAITEGGWQSMPKLVAPGVALLGCSAGMVNVPRIKGNHNAMLSGKAAAEAAYEAIKAERSGDELTAYETDVRDGAIGKDLKMVRNVKPMWSKWGLTASLALGGLDMWTNNLLGFSFFGTLGHGKNDAEATEEASKHKVIDYPKPDGVLSFDRLTNVSFSMTNHEESQPCHLRLGNEDTPVRVNLPKYAEPAQRYCPAGVYEVVEKDGQPEFVINFQNCVHCKTCDIKDPSQNITWTTPQGGDGPNYPNM; this is encoded by the coding sequence ATGGCCGAGATTGAACGCGAAGCGATGGAATACGACGTGGTGATCGTCGGGGCCGGCCCTGCTGGTCTGTCTGCGGCCATCCGCCTGAAACAGCTGGATGCCGACCTGCAGGTCGTGGTCCTGGAAAAGGGCTCAGAGGTGGGCGCGCACATTCTGTCGGGCGCGGTGCTGGATCCCTGCGGCCTGAATGCGCTGATCCCCGACTGGAAGGAAAAGGGCGCTCCGCTGAACGTGGAAGTCAAGGAAGACAACTTCTACATGCTGGGCGAGGCAGGTCACGTCCGCATCCCGAACTTCCCGATGCCGCCCTTGATGAACAACCACGGCAACTACATCGTCTCCATGGGCAACGTCTGCCGCTGGATGGCGGAGCAGGCCGAGGAAATGGGCGTCGAGATCTTCCCGGGCATGGCGTGCTCTGAACTGGTCTATGGCGAAAACGGCGAAGTGAAGGGCGTGGTTGCCGGCGAATTCGGGAAGAACCCCGACGGCACCCCCGGCCCGGCCTATGAGCCCGGCATGGAGCTGCACGGCAAGTACGTGTTCCTCGGTGAAGGCGTGCGCGGCTCGCTCTCCAAGGAAGTGATTGCCAAATACGGCCTGTCTGACGGCAAGGAGCCGCAGAAATACGGCATCGGCATGAAGGAAATCTGGGAAATCGACCCGGCCAAGCATAAGGAAGGCACCGTCACCCACACCATGGGCTGGCCGCTGGGTTCCAATGCGGGCGGCGGCTCGTTCATCTACCACCTGGACAACAATCAGGTGTACGTGGGCTTTGTGGTGCACCTGAACTACAAGAACCCGCACCTGTTCCCCTACATGGAATTCCAGCGCTTCAAGCATCACCCGGTGGTGGCCGAGCTGCTGAAGGGCGGCAAGCGCGTGGCCTATGGCGCCCGTGCGATCACCGAGGGCGGCTGGCAGTCGATGCCGAAACTGGTCGCGCCGGGCGTGGCGCTGCTGGGCTGCTCCGCGGGCATGGTCAACGTGCCGCGCATCAAGGGCAACCACAACGCGATGCTGTCGGGCAAGGCCGCGGCCGAAGCCGCCTATGAGGCGATCAAGGCAGAGCGGTCCGGCGACGAGCTGACGGCCTATGAAACCGACGTGCGCGATGGTGCCATCGGCAAGGATCTGAAGATGGTCCGCAACGTGAAACCGATGTGGTCCAAGTGGGGCCTCACCGCCTCGCTGGCGCTGGGCGGCCTCGACATGTGGACCAACAACCTCCTTGGCTTCTCCTTCTTCGGCACCCTGGGCCACGGCAAGAACGACGCCGAGGCGACCGAGGAAGCCTCCAAGCACAAGGTGATCGACTACCCGAAGCCCGATGGCGTGCTGTCGTTTGACCGCCTGACCAACGTCAGCTTCTCGATGACCAACCACGAGGAAAGCCAGCCCTGCCACCTGCGACTGGGCAACGAGGACACCCCGGTCCGGGTCAACCTGCCGAAATACGCCGAACCGGCGCAGCGCTATTGCCCGGCCGGTGTCTACGAAGTGGTGGAAAAGGACGGCCAGCCGGAGTTCGTGATCAACTTCCAGAACTGCGTCCACTGCAAGACCTGCGACATCAAGGATCCGTCCCAGAACATCACCTGGACCACCCCCCAGGGCGGCGACGGCCCGAACTACCCCAACATGTAA
- a CDS encoding polyprenyl synthetase family protein, whose product MDQVMTRKPHEMLAATLSQELEAVNALIRTRMASEHAPRIPEVTAHLVEAGGKRLRPMLTLAAARLCGYEGDHHLKLAATVEFIHTATLLHDDVVDESAQRRGRPTANLLWDNKSSVLVGDYLFARSFQLMVETESLRVLDILANASATIAEGEVLQMTAASNLKTDEGIYLQVVRGKTAALFSAATEVGGVIAGAPETQVKALFEYGDALGIAFQIADDLLDYQGDSKATGKNVGDDFRERKLTLPVIKAVAQATDEERAFWTRTIEKGKQQDGDLEQALALMAKYGTLEATRQDALGWAAKARAALEVLPDHEIRTMLSDLADYVVARLN is encoded by the coding sequence ATGGACCAAGTGATGACCCGGAAGCCGCACGAGATGCTGGCCGCGACGCTGAGCCAGGAGCTGGAGGCGGTGAATGCGCTGATCCGCACCCGGATGGCCTCCGAACACGCGCCGCGAATCCCTGAGGTGACCGCGCATCTGGTCGAGGCGGGCGGCAAGCGGCTGCGGCCGATGCTGACGCTGGCGGCGGCGCGCCTCTGCGGTTACGAGGGCGACCATCACCTGAAGCTGGCCGCCACGGTGGAGTTCATCCACACCGCCACCCTGCTGCATGACGACGTGGTGGACGAAAGCGCCCAGCGGCGCGGGCGGCCCACGGCGAACCTGCTGTGGGACAACAAAAGCTCTGTCCTGGTGGGCGACTACCTGTTTGCCCGCAGCTTCCAGCTGATGGTGGAGACAGAGAGCTTGCGGGTGCTCGACATTCTGGCCAACGCCTCCGCCACCATCGCCGAGGGCGAAGTGCTGCAGATGACCGCGGCGTCGAACCTGAAGACCGATGAAGGCATTTATCTGCAGGTGGTGCGCGGCAAGACCGCGGCGCTGTTCTCGGCGGCGACCGAGGTGGGCGGGGTGATTGCCGGCGCGCCGGAGACGCAGGTGAAGGCGCTGTTTGAGTATGGCGATGCGCTGGGGATTGCCTTCCAGATTGCCGATGACCTGCTGGACTACCAGGGCGACAGCAAGGCAACCGGCAAGAACGTCGGCGACGACTTCCGCGAGCGCAAGCTGACCCTGCCGGTGATCAAGGCGGTGGCGCAGGCGACGGACGAGGAGCGCGCCTTCTGGACCCGCACCATCGAGAAGGGCAAGCAACAGGACGGCGATCTGGAGCAGGCGCTGGCGCTGATGGCGAAATACGGCACGCTGGAGGCCACCCGCCAGGATGCGCTGGGGTGGGCGGCGAAGGCCCGCGCGGCGCTGGAGGTGCTGCCCGATCACGAGATCCGCACCATGCTGAGCGACCTGGCCGATTACGTCGTGGCGCGGCTGAACTGA
- a CDS encoding DMT family transporter yields the protein MTKTRATAIGFIAVLLWALLALLTVGSEPAPPLLLNALCFTIGGTLGIIWTAASGKLGQLRHVPVRVYIFGTLGLFGYHALYFSALRLAPAAEAGLIAYLWPLLIVLLSGLLPGEQLKAGHLIGAGLGFAGAATIISGGGGGFEAQYLPGYGLALLCALTWSGYSVLSRLVGGAPTSSVAVFCLATAAASWGLHFLLEETVWPAGTLGWASTLLLGLGPVGLAFYVWDIGVKQGDIQMLGTSSYAAPLLSTLILVLAGIAAASWGLALAAALITGGALIAARASTGAAKARK from the coding sequence ATGACCAAGACCCGCGCAACCGCCATTGGCTTCATCGCTGTTTTGCTGTGGGCGCTGCTGGCGCTGCTGACCGTCGGCTCGGAACCTGCCCCGCCGCTGCTGCTGAACGCGCTGTGCTTCACCATCGGGGGCACCCTGGGGATCATCTGGACCGCGGCCTCCGGCAAGCTGGGCCAGCTGCGCCACGTGCCGGTCAGGGTCTACATCTTCGGCACCCTGGGTCTGTTCGGCTATCACGCGCTGTATTTCTCAGCGCTGCGGCTGGCGCCCGCGGCGGAGGCCGGGCTGATCGCCTATCTGTGGCCCCTGCTGATCGTTCTGCTGTCCGGCCTGCTGCCCGGCGAGCAGCTGAAGGCGGGGCATCTGATCGGCGCCGGCTTGGGTTTTGCCGGCGCGGCAACCATCATTTCCGGCGGCGGCGGCGGATTTGAGGCGCAGTATCTGCCGGGCTACGGTCTGGCGCTGCTGTGCGCGCTCACCTGGTCCGGCTATTCGGTGCTGTCGCGGCTGGTGGGCGGCGCGCCGACCAGTTCGGTCGCGGTGTTCTGCCTGGCCACTGCCGCGGCCTCCTGGGGGCTGCATTTTCTGCTGGAGGAGACGGTATGGCCCGCAGGCACGCTGGGCTGGGCGTCGACGCTGCTGCTGGGGCTCGGCCCCGTGGGGCTGGCGTTCTACGTGTGGGACATTGGCGTCAAGCAGGGCGATATCCAGATGCTTGGCACCAGCTCCTATGCGGCGCCGCTGCTGTCGACGCTGATCCTGGTGCTGGCGGGGATTGCCGCGGCCTCCTGGGGGCTGGCGCTGGCGGCGGCGCTGATCACCGGCGGCGCGCTGATTGCAGCCCGGGCCAGCACCGGTGCCGCGAAGGCCCGCAAATAA
- a CDS encoding tRNA1(Val) (adenine(37)-N6)-methyltransferase translates to MSGFREDELTRNGFLGGRVQLWQPARGYRAGVDPVLLAAAVPARAGEAVLELGCGAGQALLCLAARVPGLALTGVELQAPYADLARRNAAASGQAMDVYETDLAAMPEALKQSQFQHVIANPPYYKAGAHSQARDAGRKVALGEGTPLSDWIAAAARRLAPKGYLHMIQRADRLPDMLAGCSGVLGSLEVLPLAPRQARAAELVILRARKGGRADFRLHAPLILHEGDRHERDGESYRPEIRAVLRDGAALPWPA, encoded by the coding sequence ATGAGCGGCTTCCGCGAAGACGAGCTGACCCGCAACGGCTTTCTCGGCGGCAGGGTGCAGCTTTGGCAGCCTGCCCGCGGCTACCGCGCCGGGGTGGATCCGGTGCTGCTGGCGGCGGCGGTCCCCGCGCGGGCCGGAGAGGCGGTGCTGGAGCTGGGCTGCGGTGCCGGCCAGGCGCTGCTGTGCCTGGCGGCGCGGGTGCCGGGGCTGGCCCTGACGGGCGTGGAGCTGCAAGCGCCCTATGCGGACCTCGCCCGCCGCAACGCTGCCGCCAGCGGGCAGGCGATGGATGTCTATGAGACCGATCTCGCTGCGATGCCGGAGGCGCTGAAGCAGAGCCAGTTTCAGCACGTCATCGCCAATCCGCCCTATTACAAGGCTGGCGCCCACAGCCAGGCCCGCGACGCGGGCCGCAAGGTCGCCTTGGGGGAGGGCACGCCGCTGTCAGACTGGATCGCCGCCGCCGCCCGCCGTCTCGCGCCCAAGGGCTATCTGCACATGATCCAGCGCGCCGACCGGCTGCCGGACATGCTGGCGGGCTGCTCAGGTGTGCTTGGCTCGCTGGAGGTGCTGCCGCTGGCCCCGCGCCAGGCCCGCGCGGCCGAGCTGGTGATCCTGCGCGCGCGCAAGGGCGGGCGGGCGGACTTCCGTCTTCATGCGCCGCTGATTCTGCATGAAGGCGACCGGCACGAACGCGACGGCGAAAGCTACCGGCCGGAAATCCGCGCGGTTCTGCGCGACGGCGCCGCTTTGCCCTGGCCCGCCTGA
- a CDS encoding VOC family protein yields the protein MSAVLEHANVTVADPHGTAAWMEHVFGWHVRWQGEAKNGGYTVHVGGEDSYLALYTPRTSAGKAPESYGIIGGLNHLAVIVEDLDATEAAVKAAGFTPMNHGDYEPGRRFYFHDENGIEYEAVQYD from the coding sequence ATGAGCGCAGTTCTGGAACATGCAAATGTCACCGTCGCTGACCCCCATGGCACAGCGGCCTGGATGGAACATGTTTTTGGCTGGCATGTGCGCTGGCAGGGCGAGGCCAAGAACGGCGGCTACACAGTGCATGTGGGCGGGGAAGACAGCTACCTGGCGCTCTACACGCCGCGAACGTCTGCAGGCAAAGCGCCGGAAAGCTACGGCATTATCGGCGGGCTGAACCACCTGGCGGTGATCGTCGAGGACCTGGACGCCACCGAGGCCGCAGTGAAGGCCGCAGGCTTCACCCCGATGAACCACGGCGATTATGAGCCGGGCCGCCGGTTTTATTTCCACGACGAAAACGGCATCGAATACGAGGCGGTGCAATATGATTGA
- a CDS encoding tetratricopeptide repeat protein, producing MPVSNLRSLTCAALMAAAAAPAVQAEGLAGSYLAGRAATYDSDFAAAALYYTQALARDPQNPLLMENVVFAQLAMGKAELAVPVAERLRQIGARSQVASIVIAGGHASGGNFQALLDRDLEQEAIHPLVDGLLEGWAHIGTGSVSSALKTFDRMAEDSSLKPFVLYHRALALASAGDYGGAEALFAAEDGRLASLSRRAAVARVQILSQLGRNAEARETLQAAFGSRLDPGLEALDAQLRDGKTLAYTIAPGPREGIAEVFFTLGAALNGDTANDYVLMYARMAASLRPDHVDAILLSASLLDQLGRYELSVATYKQVPRSHPDYHAAELGRAEALRRAAKPDAAIEVLEQLARQFPQQPGVYVSLGDLLRQQEDYAGAARAYDKALANTPEDDSSRWFLLYARGICHERLNQWEQAEADFRASLALEPDRPQVLNYLGYSLVEKRSKLDEALNMIERAVAARPDSGYIVDSLGWVLYRLGRFDEAVAHMERAVELMPVDPVVNDHLGDVYWAVGRAREAEFQWKRALSFIDPEDTDGEADPERIRRKLDIGLDAVLAEEGAEPLKVANGG from the coding sequence GTGCCCGTATCCAATCTTCGCAGCTTGACCTGTGCGGCCCTGATGGCCGCCGCTGCTGCACCAGCCGTGCAGGCCGAAGGACTGGCCGGATCCTACCTGGCCGGACGGGCCGCCACCTATGACAGCGATTTTGCTGCGGCGGCGCTTTATTACACCCAGGCGCTGGCGCGCGACCCGCAGAACCCGCTGCTGATGGAAAACGTGGTGTTTGCCCAGCTTGCAATGGGCAAGGCGGAACTCGCCGTTCCGGTGGCGGAGCGCCTGCGCCAGATCGGCGCGCGCAGCCAGGTGGCCAGCATCGTCATTGCCGGCGGTCATGCTTCCGGCGGGAATTTCCAGGCGTTGCTGGACCGCGACCTCGAACAGGAGGCGATCCACCCGCTGGTGGACGGCCTGCTGGAAGGCTGGGCGCATATCGGCACCGGGTCGGTGTCCAGTGCGCTCAAGACGTTTGACCGGATGGCGGAGGACAGCAGCCTGAAGCCTTTCGTGCTCTATCACCGGGCGCTGGCGCTGGCCTCTGCCGGCGACTATGGCGGCGCCGAGGCGCTGTTCGCCGCCGAGGACGGCCGCCTGGCCAGCCTCAGCCGCCGCGCTGCGGTGGCGCGGGTGCAGATCCTGTCGCAGCTGGGCCGCAACGCAGAGGCCCGCGAGACGCTGCAGGCGGCTTTCGGCAGCCGCCTGGACCCCGGGCTGGAAGCGCTGGATGCGCAGCTGCGGGACGGCAAGACCCTGGCCTACACCATCGCGCCGGGCCCGCGCGAAGGCATTGCCGAGGTTTTCTTTACCCTGGGGGCGGCGCTGAACGGCGATACCGCCAATGATTACGTGCTGATGTACGCCCGCATGGCGGCATCGCTGCGCCCGGACCACGTGGACGCCATCCTGCTCAGCGCCAGCCTGCTGGACCAGCTGGGCCGCTATGAGCTGTCGGTGGCGACCTACAAGCAGGTGCCGCGCAGCCATCCGGATTACCACGCCGCGGAACTGGGCCGCGCCGAGGCCCTGCGCCGCGCCGCCAAGCCGGATGCGGCGATCGAGGTGCTGGAGCAGCTGGCGCGGCAATTCCCGCAGCAGCCCGGCGTGTACGTCAGCCTCGGCGACCTGTTGCGCCAGCAGGAGGATTATGCAGGGGCGGCCCGGGCCTACGACAAGGCGCTGGCCAACACGCCGGAGGACGACAGCAGCCGCTGGTTCCTGCTCTACGCCCGCGGCATCTGCCACGAGCGGCTGAACCAGTGGGAGCAGGCAGAGGCGGACTTCCGTGCCTCCCTCGCGCTGGAGCCCGACCGGCCGCAGGTGCTGAACTATCTGGGCTATTCGCTGGTGGAAAAACGCAGCAAGCTGGATGAGGCGCTCAACATGATCGAGCGCGCGGTCGCCGCGCGGCCCGACTCCGGCTATATCGTCGACTCCCTCGGCTGGGTGCTTTACCGCCTCGGCCGCTTTGACGAGGCGGTGGCGCATATGGAGCGCGCGGTGGAGCTGATGCCGGTGGATCCGGTGGTCAATGACCACCTGGGCGATGTTTACTGGGCCGTGGGACGCGCGCGCGAGGCGGAGTTCCAGTGGAAGCGCGCACTCTCCTTCATCGACCCGGAAGATACCGACGGCGAGGCCGATCCCGAGCGCATCCGCCGCAAGCTGGACATCGGCCTGGACGCGGTGCTGGCCGAAGAGGGCGCAGAACCCCTGAAGGTCGCCAATGGCGGCTGA
- the soxR gene encoding redox-sensitive transcriptional activator SoxR codes for MPQSAGISIGYLAERTGLAVSAIRYYEAQGLVEPWRNAGGQRRFQRADIRRLSFIMIAQQFGFSLPDIRGFLKSLPGSRTPTKADWARISDSFRSHLDQRIETLMKLRDNLDGCIGCGCLSLPNCKLYNPEDRAAQKGQGPRYLMGDRPETEMAAENDP; via the coding sequence ATGCCCCAGTCTGCCGGCATTTCCATCGGGTATCTGGCCGAACGCACCGGCCTCGCGGTGTCCGCCATCCGCTATTACGAGGCGCAAGGCCTGGTGGAGCCCTGGCGCAACGCCGGCGGCCAGCGGCGGTTCCAGCGGGCCGACATCCGGCGGCTCAGCTTCATCATGATCGCGCAGCAGTTCGGTTTTTCCCTGCCGGACATCCGCGGCTTCCTCAAAAGCCTGCCGGGCAGCCGCACTCCCACCAAAGCGGACTGGGCGCGCATTTCGGACAGCTTCCGCAGCCACTTGGACCAGCGAATCGAAACCTTGATGAAACTGCGCGACAATCTGGACGGCTGTATCGGCTGCGGCTGCCTGTCGCTGCCGAATTGCAAGCTTTACAACCCCGAGGACCGGGCGGCACAGAAGGGGCAGGGCCCCCGATACCTCATGGGAGACCGTCCCGAGACAGAGATGGCGGCGGAAAATGATCCTTGA